One Fusarium poae strain DAOMC 252244 chromosome 4, whole genome shotgun sequence DNA window includes the following coding sequences:
- a CDS encoding hypothetical protein (BUSCO:58116at5125), producing MESLQLSQVLADLSNLGAADPGAAEAIVSANNAAHSSYPRTDATVNALTSSPSTNNQKRPAGLQRHWSSEKFDKFGRRILSPSSHTGSAGNSVPGTPRRGESDFEEDLERASTLMQLYDIRSKIKQQDNSSLLKAREKVNAIAARQQAQQAAERNMKAADELRRQRYSFPRAGL from the exons ATGGAGAGTCTTCAGCTATCCCAAGTTTTGGCCGACCTCAGCAACCTGGGCGCCGCC GACCCTGGAGCTGCCGAGGCCATCGTCAGCGCCAACAACGCTGCTCATTCCAGTTACCCCCGAACCGACGCAACTGTGAATGCCCTCACCTCAAGTCCCTCTACCAATAATCAGAAACGTCCTGCCGGCCTACAGCGCCACTGGTCATCCGAAAAATTCGACAAGTTTGGCCGACGTATTCTCTCTCCTAGCTCCCACACAGGGTCAGCCGGAAACTCGGTTCCTGGCACTCCTCGCCGCGGCGAATCTGAT TTCGAAGAAGACCTGGAAAGGGCAAGCACGCTCATGCAACTATACGATATTCGTTCCAAGATCAAGCAGCAGGATAACAGCAGTCTACTCAAGGCCCGTGAGAAGGTTAACGCGATAGCGGCGCGACAACAAGCTCAGCAAGCAGCGGAACGCAACATGAAGGCAGCCGACGAGCTCCGACGTCAACGCTACTCTTTTCCTCGAGCTGGTCTCTAA